One genomic region from Hoeflea algicola encodes:
- a CDS encoding UxaA family hydrolase, with protein MKKTAIQIKEIDHVATATAELLPSETVLVTGIGNGMPLQVEERIPRGHKIALRDIAANEQICKYGEVIGVALAAIKAGHWVHVHNCRGAKGRRFDANPNENGGGYDEV; from the coding sequence TTGAAAAAGACCGCCATTCAGATCAAAGAGATTGACCACGTTGCAACTGCAACGGCCGAGCTGTTACCGTCGGAAACGGTGCTGGTGACCGGCATTGGCAACGGCATGCCGCTTCAGGTCGAAGAGCGTATTCCCCGGGGCCACAAGATCGCGCTGCGCGACATCGCTGCCAATGAACAAATCTGCAAATATGGCGAAGTGATCGGCGTCGCCTTGGCAGCCATCAAGGCCGGGCATTGGGTCCATGTTCACAACTGCCGTGGCGCTAAAGGCAGACGTTTCGACGCAAATCCAAATGAAAACGGAGGTGGATATGATGAAGTTTAA
- a CDS encoding TRAP transporter large permease: protein MSIVLFILLFGLIIINVPIAFAIGFACLTYLWFMDINLALVAQRSAAGIYSYPFLALPMFVFAGVLMEHGGITQRMMRLANAMIGHIAGGLAAVTVCGSALFGALSGSAIGDTAAIGSIMIPAMKAKRYAAGFAAALQGCSGVLASLIPPSLTMVILGATGNISIAGLLIGGLVPGILMAAALITISFIISKRRGYGGGERAGLREFIAALSDSVLPLLLPVIILGGILGGIVTVTEAAVLAVVYAFLLSVVIYREVKISDMMAISMKVVRIAVPVQLIVAISHLFAWIITTEQIPQQLTGFFSAVAPDPLTFLILLNFLLLLLGTFMESNALIIILIPILMPVVVQYGIDPLHFGVMFVVNLCIGANTPPLGVTLMTAAKIADVRFAEASRAVLPFLAAMLLVLVLTILFPQLSTFLPHLFM from the coding sequence ATGAGTATCGTTCTCTTCATCCTCCTTTTTGGACTGATCATCATCAACGTACCGATCGCCTTTGCCATCGGTTTCGCCTGCCTTACCTATCTCTGGTTCATGGACATCAATCTCGCACTGGTCGCGCAACGATCAGCGGCGGGGATCTATTCCTACCCCTTCCTGGCCTTGCCGATGTTCGTCTTCGCCGGCGTACTGATGGAACATGGGGGCATCACGCAGCGGATGATGCGTCTGGCCAATGCCATGATCGGGCACATTGCAGGCGGGCTTGCCGCGGTTACGGTGTGTGGCAGCGCCCTGTTCGGCGCGCTGTCGGGATCGGCGATCGGCGACACGGCGGCGATTGGCTCGATCATGATTCCGGCGATGAAGGCCAAGCGCTACGCCGCCGGCTTTGCCGCCGCCCTTCAGGGCTGCAGCGGCGTCCTCGCCTCGCTCATTCCGCCCAGCCTGACGATGGTCATCCTTGGCGCTACCGGTAATATTTCGATCGCCGGCCTGCTGATCGGCGGCCTTGTCCCAGGTATTCTGATGGCAGCGGCGCTCATCACCATCTCGTTCATCATCAGCAAACGTCGTGGTTATGGTGGTGGCGAGCGTGCCGGTTTGCGTGAATTCATCGCTGCACTGTCGGACTCGGTGTTGCCGCTGCTGCTTCCGGTCATCATTCTCGGCGGCATATTGGGTGGCATCGTCACGGTGACGGAAGCTGCGGTGCTGGCCGTGGTCTATGCATTCCTGCTGTCGGTGGTGATTTACCGCGAAGTCAAAATCTCCGACATGATGGCGATCAGCATGAAGGTCGTGCGCATCGCCGTCCCGGTTCAGTTGATCGTGGCGATTTCGCATCTGTTCGCCTGGATCATCACCACCGAACAGATTCCCCAGCAACTGACAGGGTTCTTTTCAGCCGTCGCGCCGGATCCGTTGACCTTCCTGATCCTGCTCAATTTCCTGCTGCTGCTGCTCGGCACGTTCATGGAAAGCAATGCGCTGATCATCATTCTGATCCCGATACTGATGCCGGTGGTTGTGCAATACGGTATCGATCCGCTGCATTTTGGCGTCATGTTCGTCGTCAACTTGTGCATCGGGGCCAATACGCCGCCGCTGGGCGTGACCCTGATGACGGCGGCGAAGATCGCCGATGTCCGGTTTGCGGAAGCCTCACGAGCCGTGTTGCCGTTCCTTGCGGCGATGCTGCTGGTGCTTGTTCTGACGATCCTGTTCCCGCAATTGTCGACCTTCCTGCCTCACCTGTTCATGTAG